The Lycium ferocissimum isolate CSIRO_LF1 chromosome 1, AGI_CSIRO_Lferr_CH_V1, whole genome shotgun sequence genome includes a region encoding these proteins:
- the LOC132057488 gene encoding vacuolar-processing enzyme-like, giving the protein MEYIKFLFIKVKELSSNFNNYNVGSHVKKYLNKDIMLEKDLVKQGFDPITANVLAEKINAIKALKVVRTGDVHIMTLWSRYKMQEDNSVEQAELREYIMKTVLHRQYLDEAVEAVRVSLFGPTKFFDRRAADREGVEETGFDRRRVVAKQECIKKMVRLFEAQCGYPLVQNSNLLGLFSSICEAGFSRVDVIKAFMAACKGRKHDAWHKLDEEYYNLGNSA; this is encoded by the exons ATGGAGTATATAAAATTTCTCTTCATCAAG GTGAAGGAATTAAGTTCCAACTTCAACAACTATAATGTTGGATCTCATGTTAAGAAATATCTAAACAAAGATATTATGCTAGAGAAGGATTTGGTAAAACAAGGATTTGATCCTATCACGGCAAATGTTCTTGCAGAGAAGATCAATGCTATAAAGGCCTTAAAGGTGGTCAGGACGGGCGATGTTCATATTATGACCTTATGGTCACGA TACAAGATGCAAGAAGACAATTCAGTCGAGCAGGCCGAGCTTCGAGAATATATAATGAAGACTGTGCTGCATAGGCAATATCTAGATGAGGCTGTAGAAGCAGTCAGAGTCTCTCTTTTCGGTCCAACAAAGTTCTTTGACAGAAGAGCTGCTGATCGGGAAGGCGTAGAAGAAACG GGCTTTGACAGGAGAAGAGTTGTCGCTAAACAGGAATGCATAAAGAAAATG GTTCGTCTTTTCGAGGCACAATGTGGTTATCCATTGGTACAAAACAGCAATCTCTTGGGattattttcatccatttgcGAAGCGGGCTTCTCAAGAGTTGATGTGATAAAAGCTTTTATGGCTGCTTGCAAGGGGCGTAAACATGATGCGTGGCATAAGCTGGATGAGGAGTATTATAACCTGGGAAATAGTGCTTGA